A genomic stretch from Deltaproteobacteria bacterium includes:
- a CDS encoding 2-oxoglutarate dehydrogenase E1 component has protein sequence MSHDVVSLASNLGFVDEMYARYCEDPASVDASWRALFSSGGLPAAARGGPTPEPRRAWSAAAGAAVEPAAGAPAAGPVPVVASEALSLWPLVNAYRVRGHLAADLDPLGLLERPPHPELEPATYGFREADMDRPMPAGGLYGVRVATPREVLARLRRAYCGSIGLEFMHISTPAKKAWLAERMETRPDPRTLPADRRIAMLERLVSTSAFERFVHRKYPGTKRFSLEGGESAIPLLDNVLDGAARLGAVEAVIGMAHRGRLCVLHDILQKPARDLFAEFDDVEPEVAFGGGDVKYHLGYSCDRVDREGRRMHLSLAFNPSHLEAVDPVVVGRVRAKQRRRHDADHARVAGILIHGDAAFAGQGLVPETLNLSNLHGYRTGGTVHIIINNQIGFTASPTESRSTPYCTDVAKMIQCPIWHVNGEDLDAVAQVVDMAMEYRAQFASDVVIDMFCYRKYGHNEMDEPSFTQPLMYKRIRGKKPVTELYAQQLIDEGVLSRADVDAMRARVEAALEREFEAARKAAHRPIIDAMGGVWEGYLGGADAAVPDVDTGVPRDVLERVAERATTVPDGFALNRKLQRLFEQRREMARGERAVDWAMAELLAFGSLLIDGVNVRLSGQDSSRGTFSQRHAVVTDQETGAEFTPLAHMTDSQGDFCVYDSPLSEAGVLGFEFGYSLDYPDALVMWEAQFGDFVNGAQVHLDVFISSCEDKWDRLSGLVMLLPHGFEGQGPEHSSARLERFLSACAEDNWQIVQPTTPVQYFHVLRRQVLRPLRKPLVLLTPKSLLRLPAATSSIDEFTAGRFQRVLADAAAPPAGEVDRVMVCTGKVFYDLDAERARREDRRTAIVRLEQLYPWRREEVEAAIGVFAGARELVWVQEEPRNMGAWAFVEPRLRALFPGCALRPVSRPESASPATGSHKAHAIEQERLILEAFEG, from the coding sequence ATGTCGCACGACGTGGTGTCCCTGGCGAGCAACCTCGGGTTCGTCGACGAGATGTACGCGCGGTACTGCGAGGATCCGGCGTCGGTCGACGCGTCGTGGCGCGCGCTGTTCTCGTCGGGCGGGCTACCCGCGGCGGCGCGGGGAGGCCCGACGCCGGAGCCACGGCGCGCGTGGAGCGCCGCGGCCGGCGCGGCGGTCGAGCCCGCGGCCGGCGCACCGGCGGCCGGTCCGGTGCCGGTCGTCGCGAGCGAGGCGCTGTCGCTGTGGCCGCTCGTCAACGCGTATCGGGTGCGCGGCCACCTTGCGGCCGACCTCGACCCGCTCGGCCTGCTCGAGCGGCCGCCGCATCCCGAACTGGAGCCGGCCACCTACGGGTTCCGCGAGGCGGACATGGACCGGCCGATGCCGGCAGGCGGCCTGTACGGGGTGCGCGTGGCCACGCCGCGCGAGGTGCTCGCGCGGCTCCGGCGCGCCTACTGCGGCTCGATCGGCCTCGAGTTCATGCACATCTCGACGCCGGCGAAGAAGGCGTGGCTGGCCGAGCGGATGGAGACGCGCCCGGACCCGCGCACGCTGCCGGCCGACCGGCGCATCGCCATGCTCGAACGGCTCGTGAGCACGTCGGCGTTCGAGCGGTTCGTCCATCGCAAGTATCCCGGCACCAAGCGGTTTTCGCTCGAAGGCGGCGAATCCGCGATTCCGCTGCTCGACAATGTGCTCGACGGCGCGGCGCGCCTCGGCGCGGTCGAAGCCGTCATCGGCATGGCGCACCGCGGCCGGCTGTGCGTGCTGCACGACATCTTGCAAAAGCCGGCGCGCGACCTGTTCGCGGAGTTCGACGACGTGGAACCGGAGGTCGCGTTCGGCGGCGGCGACGTCAAATACCACCTCGGCTACTCGTGCGATCGCGTCGACCGCGAAGGGCGGCGCATGCACCTGTCGCTCGCGTTCAACCCGAGCCACCTCGAGGCGGTCGACCCGGTGGTCGTCGGCCGCGTGCGCGCCAAGCAGCGCCGCCGCCATGACGCCGATCACGCGCGCGTCGCCGGCATCCTGATCCACGGCGACGCGGCGTTCGCCGGCCAGGGCCTGGTGCCGGAGACGCTCAACCTGTCGAACCTGCACGGCTACCGGACGGGCGGCACGGTGCACATCATTATCAACAACCAGATCGGGTTCACCGCGTCGCCGACGGAGTCGCGATCGACACCGTATTGCACCGATGTCGCCAAGATGATCCAGTGCCCGATCTGGCACGTCAACGGCGAGGATCTCGACGCCGTCGCGCAGGTCGTCGACATGGCGATGGAGTACCGCGCGCAGTTTGCCAGCGACGTGGTCATCGACATGTTCTGCTACCGCAAGTACGGCCACAACGAGATGGACGAGCCGAGCTTCACGCAGCCGCTGATGTACAAGCGGATTCGCGGCAAGAAGCCGGTCACCGAACTGTACGCGCAGCAGCTGATCGACGAGGGCGTCCTGTCGCGCGCCGACGTCGACGCGATGCGGGCCCGGGTCGAAGCCGCACTCGAGCGCGAGTTCGAGGCCGCGCGCAAGGCGGCGCACCGGCCGATCATCGACGCGATGGGCGGCGTGTGGGAGGGCTACCTCGGCGGCGCGGACGCCGCCGTGCCGGACGTGGACACCGGCGTTCCGCGCGACGTGCTGGAGCGAGTCGCCGAGCGCGCCACCACCGTACCGGACGGGTTCGCGCTCAACCGCAAGCTGCAACGCTTGTTCGAACAGCGGCGCGAGATGGCGCGCGGTGAGCGCGCGGTCGACTGGGCGATGGCCGAACTGCTGGCGTTCGGGTCGCTGCTGATCGATGGGGTCAACGTCCGGCTCAGCGGCCAGGACAGCTCGCGCGGTACGTTCAGCCAGCGGCACGCGGTCGTCACCGACCAGGAGACTGGCGCTGAGTTCACGCCGCTGGCGCACATGACCGACTCGCAGGGCGACTTCTGCGTGTACGACAGTCCGCTGTCGGAAGCCGGTGTGCTCGGCTTCGAGTTCGGCTACTCGCTCGACTACCCCGACGCGCTCGTGATGTGGGAGGCGCAGTTCGGCGACTTCGTCAACGGCGCTCAGGTTCACCTCGACGTGTTCATCTCGTCGTGCGAGGACAAGTGGGATCGCCTGTCCGGGCTCGTGATGCTGCTCCCGCACGGGTTCGAGGGGCAGGGCCCGGAGCACTCGAGCGCGCGGCTCGAGCGGTTTCTCAGCGCGTGCGCCGAGGACAACTGGCAAATCGTCCAGCCGACGACGCCGGTGCAGTACTTCCACGTGCTGCGCCGCCAGGTGCTGCGCCCGCTGCGCAAGCCGCTGGTCCTGCTCACGCCAAAGAGTCTGCTGCGGCTGCCGGCCGCCACGTCGTCGATCGACGAGTTCACGGCGGGGCGCTTCCAGCGCGTGCTGGCCGACGCCGCGGCGCCGCCGGCCGGCGAGGTCGACCGCGTGATGGTGTGCACCGGCAAGGTGTTCTACGACCTCGACGCGGAGCGCGCGCGGCGCGAGGATCGCCGCACCGCGATCGTGCGGCTCGAACAGCTGTATCCGTGGCGCCGCGAGGAGGTCGAAGCGGCGATCGGCGTGTTTGCCGGCGCGCGCGAGCTGGTGTGGGTGCAGGAGGAACCGCGGAACATGGGCGCGTGGGCATTCGTCGAGCCGCGGCTGCGCGCGCTGTTTCCGGGCTGCGCGCTGCGGCCGGTCAGCCGCCCGGAGAGCGCGAGCCCGGCGACCGGATCGCACAAGGCGCACGCGATCGAGCAGGAACGATTGATCCTCGAGGCATTCGAAGGATAG
- a CDS encoding leucine--tRNA ligase, with product MNERYSPAEIEPAWQRRWEQAGLFVARDTGDRRMYVLEMFPYPSGAMHMGHVRNYLIGDVMTRYYRMRGYDVLHPMGWDALGLPAENAAIKDKRHPAERTAENIASFKAEMKRLGYAYDWTREINTSSPAYYKWNQWFFLKFRERGLVYKRRASVNWCTDCQTVIANEQVKDGRCERCDGVVVVRRRPEWAFRITRYSERLLANLDTLTGWAPEVVKKQRHWIGKSEGANLDFRVKGTDVALRVFTTRADTVFGATYLVIAPDHELIERIAAPDRLDAVRAFAEEQAEKAARRGRDEEPPKQGVDTGAVALHPFTGAELPIWAANFVVADYGTGAVMSVPAHDQRDFEFARAYGLPIVQVVQPADGTPLPPPDEMDAAFTDDGVLVESGPFTGMTSADARAAIARAAAEGGFGGPAATYRQRDWGISRQRYWGTPIPIVYCDVCDPDREGISVPYDQLPVELPDIDVAAVLTGRGEPPLAKVPEFVHTTCPTCGGPATREVETMDTFVDSTWYYARYLDPNNDDLPFSREKADKWLPVDVYIGGPEHSTMHLLYFRFWTMVMHEMGLCPVEEPVVRLITQGIVNGPDGRKMSKRWGNVVSPADIVDRLGADACRTFVMFAGPPDKDIQWSDEQVEGCNRFLQRVWRLAHAHRDAAGETWDGPVDGDALAIRRAAHKTLAQVTEDIERQSFNTAIARCMELVNTLTPMHPATAAERAAMAEAIRLLATMLYPIAPHICDEIAAAYGASEPLLTQPWPKPDPALVADDTVTYAVQVNGKVRGQIEVPAGASEADVRAAAEQAANVARHLEGKTVRKFVFVPGRLVNFVVG from the coding sequence ATGAACGAGCGCTATTCGCCTGCCGAAATCGAACCCGCGTGGCAGCGCCGGTGGGAGCAAGCCGGCCTGTTCGTCGCCCGCGACACCGGCGACCGCCGCATGTACGTGCTCGAAATGTTCCCGTACCCGTCCGGCGCGATGCACATGGGCCACGTGCGCAACTACCTCATCGGCGACGTGATGACCCGCTACTACCGGATGCGCGGCTACGACGTGCTGCACCCGATGGGTTGGGACGCGCTCGGCCTGCCCGCGGAGAACGCGGCGATCAAGGACAAGCGCCACCCGGCCGAGCGGACGGCGGAGAACATCGCGTCGTTCAAGGCCGAGATGAAACGCCTCGGCTACGCCTACGACTGGACGCGCGAGATCAACACGTCCAGCCCCGCCTACTACAAGTGGAACCAGTGGTTCTTCCTCAAGTTCCGCGAGCGCGGGCTCGTCTACAAGCGACGCGCGTCGGTCAACTGGTGCACCGACTGCCAGACCGTGATCGCCAACGAGCAGGTCAAGGACGGCCGCTGCGAGCGGTGCGACGGGGTCGTCGTCGTGCGCCGCCGCCCGGAGTGGGCGTTCCGCATCACGCGCTACTCGGAGCGCCTGCTGGCCAACCTCGACACCCTCACCGGTTGGGCGCCCGAGGTCGTCAAGAAGCAGCGCCACTGGATCGGCAAGAGCGAGGGCGCGAACCTCGACTTCCGGGTCAAGGGGACCGACGTCGCGCTGCGCGTGTTCACGACACGGGCCGACACCGTGTTCGGCGCGACGTACCTGGTCATCGCGCCCGATCACGAGCTCATCGAACGTATCGCGGCCCCCGACCGGCTCGACGCGGTGCGCGCATTCGCCGAGGAGCAGGCCGAGAAGGCGGCGCGCCGCGGCCGCGACGAAGAGCCGCCGAAACAAGGCGTCGACACCGGCGCCGTCGCGCTGCACCCGTTTACCGGCGCCGAGCTGCCGATCTGGGCGGCCAACTTCGTCGTCGCCGACTACGGCACCGGGGCGGTGATGAGCGTGCCGGCCCACGACCAGCGCGACTTCGAGTTCGCGCGCGCATACGGTCTGCCGATCGTGCAGGTCGTTCAGCCGGCGGACGGCACGCCGTTGCCGCCGCCCGACGAGATGGACGCCGCGTTCACCGACGACGGCGTGCTCGTCGAAAGCGGACCGTTTACCGGGATGACGTCCGCCGATGCGCGCGCGGCGATCGCGCGGGCCGCCGCCGAGGGCGGCTTCGGCGGGCCGGCCGCCACCTACCGCCAGCGCGACTGGGGGATTTCGCGCCAGCGCTACTGGGGCACGCCGATTCCGATCGTGTACTGCGACGTGTGCGATCCGGACCGGGAAGGCATCTCCGTGCCCTACGACCAGCTTCCCGTCGAACTGCCGGACATCGACGTCGCCGCCGTGCTCACCGGCCGCGGCGAGCCACCGCTGGCGAAGGTGCCGGAGTTCGTCCACACGACGTGTCCGACCTGCGGCGGGCCGGCGACGCGCGAGGTCGAGACGATGGATACGTTCGTCGACTCGACCTGGTACTACGCGCGCTACCTCGACCCCAACAACGACGACCTGCCGTTTTCCCGCGAGAAGGCCGACAAGTGGCTCCCGGTCGACGTCTACATCGGCGGGCCGGAGCACTCGACGATGCACCTTCTGTACTTCCGGTTCTGGACCATGGTCATGCACGAGATGGGCCTGTGCCCGGTCGAGGAGCCGGTCGTCCGCCTGATCACCCAGGGCATCGTCAACGGTCCCGACGGCCGCAAGATGTCCAAGCGGTGGGGCAACGTCGTGTCGCCGGCCGACATCGTCGACCGGCTGGGCGCGGACGCGTGCCGCACGTTCGTGATGTTCGCCGGGCCGCCAGACAAGGACATCCAGTGGTCGGACGAACAGGTCGAGGGCTGCAACCGGTTTTTGCAGCGCGTGTGGCGACTGGCGCACGCGCACCGCGACGCCGCGGGCGAAACCTGGGACGGGCCGGTCGACGGGGACGCGCTCGCGATCCGGCGGGCGGCGCACAAGACGCTCGCCCAGGTCACCGAGGACATCGAGCGCCAGAGCTTCAACACGGCGATCGCGCGGTGCATGGAGCTGGTCAACACGCTCACGCCGATGCATCCGGCGACCGCCGCCGAGCGGGCCGCCATGGCGGAGGCGATCCGCCTGCTCGCGACCATGCTCTATCCGATCGCGCCGCACATCTGCGATGAGATCGCCGCGGCGTACGGGGCGAGCGAGCCGCTGCTGACGCAGCCCT